The Pelagibius sp. CAU 1746 genomic sequence GACCAGGCGGTCGCCTTCCAGGTCGATCGTCGCCATGGCGCGGCGCCGGTTCTCGGTGACGTTCTCCGGCTTGTCGCCGGAACCGTAGCCGCAGTTGAGGCTGGAGAAGAGCCCCTCGCTGACGCCGCCGCCGCGGCAGAAGAAGCCGTGGCGCACGCGGGGCAGGTCGTTGAGGCGGCCGATGGTCAGCATGGGCGGCACTCTAACGGTCTTGGCTGTCGGGCGATAGGGGGGGCGGCGATTGCGGGGCGGGCGCCTCGAAGCCGGCCGGGGCGCCCGGGTCGAACGGGGGGCCGGGGGAGGTGAGGGCCAGCGTCTTGAAGAGGCCGCCCATCTCCGCCGGGTCGGTCAGGCGTTTGCGCGCGGCGCCGATGGCCTCGGCGGCGCGCGGCGCCGCGGCGGCGAGCTGGGCGGCGCGCAGCTCGATGCCCAGGGCGCCCAGAAAGTCGCCCTGCGGCACCGGCCCGTGGGCCAGGCAGCCGGCGCTGGCCGCGGCCTGGGCCAGGCTCGCGAAGTCCACGTGGGCGGTCAGGTCGGCGCTGCCCGGCGCGTCGAGCACCTCGTGGTGGCGGTGGTGGCGCAGCGCCTGAAGGGTCGGGCCGGGCGCCGGACTGGCCGGGCCGTAGTCGACGATGAGGGCGGCGCCGGGCTGGCGCGCCAGGCGGTGGCCCAGGAAGGCGGCGATGTTGAGGGCCGCCGGGCAGACCTCCACCAGGGTGCCTTCCGGGGCGTCGCGCAGGGCGGCGGGGATCAGCGGGCGGTTGGCCGCGCTGGGCGCCGCCAGGGCGAAGGCCAAGGCGTCGTCCGGACCCAGCACCACCACCCGCTCGGCCCAGCCTTCCGCGGTCTGCTCGAACTGGCGCACCGGCAGGGCGTCGAAGAACTCGTTGGCGATCAGCAGCAGCGGGCCTTCCGGGATCTGCCCGGCGTTATCCAGCCAGGTGATCTCGTGCGCGCCCAGCGATTCGCGCTGGCGCTCGCGCAGCGCGGGGCTGACCTCGACGAGGTGGATGTCCAGGGCGTCGTGGAAGCCGGGCACCTGGCGGGTGGCGCGCAGGGCGTCGGCCATCAGGGTGCCGCGCCCCGGGCCCAGCTCCACCAGGGCGCAGGGGGCGGGCTGGCCGAGGCGCAGCCAGCTATCGGCGCACCACACGCCGATCAACTCGCCGAACATCTGGCTGATCTCCGGGGCGGTGATGAAATCGCCGCCGGCTGGGCCGGGCGCGCCGAAGGGGTCGCCGCGCATGTAATAGCCGCCCACCGGATGGGTCAGGGCCTCGCCCATGTAGTCGGCCACGCTCAGCATGCCTTCCCGCTCCAGGCG encodes the following:
- a CDS encoding SAM-dependent methyltransferase codes for the protein MVSLLDHLRRRLEREGMLSVADYMGEALTHPVGGYYMRGDPFGAPGPAGGDFITAPEISQMFGELIGVWCADSWLRLGQPAPCALVELGPGRGTLMADALRATRQVPGFHDALDIHLVEVSPALRERQRESLGAHEITWLDNAGQIPEGPLLLIANEFFDALPVRQFEQTAEGWAERVVVLGPDDALAFALAAPSAANRPLIPAALRDAPEGTLVEVCPAALNIAAFLGHRLARQPGAALIVDYGPASPAPGPTLQALRHHRHHEVLDAPGSADLTAHVDFASLAQAAASAGCLAHGPVPQGDFLGALGIELRAAQLAAAAPRAAEAIGAARKRLTDPAEMGGLFKTLALTSPGPPFDPGAPAGFEAPAPQSPPPLSPDSQDR